In a genomic window of Candidatus Hydrogenedentota bacterium:
- the ric gene encoding iron-sulfur cluster repair di-iron protein has protein sequence MSTITATQSVGELVAAQPARSRVFEAFHIDYCCGGKRSLADACDKKGVSVDTVLDALVRADSLRASDAHLDAAAMPLDALCDHIVERHHDYLRRELPRLMQMADKVAKVHGDNDPRLEGVAETLRGLAGELEVHTMKEERVLFPVIRELARREGLPPMPFGTLANPIHAMEADHDGAGDGLARLADLTDDYTPPEWACNTYQALLDGLHDLEMDLHQHIHKENNVLFPRALEEENRRRPAMPMS, from the coding sequence ATGAGCACCATCACAGCAACCCAGAGCGTCGGCGAACTCGTTGCCGCGCAGCCCGCTCGCTCGCGGGTCTTTGAAGCCTTCCATATTGACTACTGCTGCGGCGGCAAGCGATCGCTCGCGGACGCCTGCGACAAGAAAGGAGTGTCCGTGGACACGGTCCTGGATGCCCTCGTGCGCGCGGATTCGCTGCGGGCGTCGGATGCCCATCTGGACGCGGCCGCCATGCCCCTCGACGCCCTCTGCGACCATATTGTCGAGCGGCACCACGACTACCTGCGGCGCGAACTGCCGCGGCTGATGCAGATGGCGGACAAGGTCGCGAAGGTGCATGGGGACAACGACCCGCGCCTCGAAGGGGTCGCCGAAACTCTGCGCGGCCTGGCCGGCGAGCTGGAGGTCCACACGATGAAAGAGGAACGCGTGCTGTTTCCCGTCATCCGCGAACTGGCGCGCCGGGAAGGGCTGCCGCCTATGCCCTTCGGGACGCTGGCCAACCCGATCCACGCCATGGAAGCCGATCACGACGGGGCGGGCGATGGCCTCGCACGGCTGGCCGACCTGACCGACGACTATACACCGCCGGAATGGGCCTGCAATACCTACCAGGCCCTTCTGGACGGCCTGCACGATTTGGAAATGGATTTGCACCAGCATATCCATAAGGAGAACAACGTATTGTTTCCCCGAGCCCTGGAAGAGGAGAATCGTCGTCGGCCAGCGATGCCTATGTCCTAA